A genomic segment from Malaclemys terrapin pileata isolate rMalTer1 chromosome 1, rMalTer1.hap1, whole genome shotgun sequence encodes:
- the LOC128830026 gene encoding transmembrane 4 L6 family member 1-like, with translation MCTGKCSKCIGVVLFPLAVCAIISNLLLYFPNGTVIKPDQITDLVWFFHGILGAGILVILPAFMMLGAGGAGCCANRCGMLLSVLLAALGAAGGVYCVVISSLGLISGPLCDTGDGLYIYPFRNDTLTDNYLFNQTTWSICKEPENVIMWNIVLFSLLLGIGTIEAVLCFIQVINGLIGFICGTCMRKRKTHIAGM, from the exons ATGTGCACTGGAAAGTGTTCAAAGTGCATTGGGGTCGTGTTGTTCCCATTAGCTGTATGTGCCATAATCTCCAATCTTCTCCTGTATTTCCCCAATGGAACTGTTATAAAGCCCGACCAGATAActgatttggtttggtttttccaTGGCATTCTTGGAGCTGGGATACTG GTTATTTTGCCAGCGTTTATGATGCTGGGCGCAGGTGGAGCTGGATGTTGCGCTAACAGATGTGGG ATGCTGCTCTCTGTGCTGCTGGCtgcgctgggagctgcaggaggggtaTATTGTGTGGTCATCTCATCCTTGGGATTAATTAGTGGGCCTCTTTGTGACACTGGTGATGGACTCTACATCTACCCTTTCCGGAATGACACATTGAC AGACAATTATTTGTTTAATCAGACAACATGGAGCATTTGCAAAGAACCTGAAAACGTTATTATGTGGAATATTGTCTTGTTCTCTCTTCTCTTGGGGATTGGTACAATTGAAGCTGTTCTTTGCTTTATTCAAGTCATCAATGGACTTATTGGATTCATATGTGGCACATGCATGAGGAAAAGAAAG ACACATATTGCTGGAATGTAA